In Egibacteraceae bacterium, the genomic window TCCGGGGGGATGAGCAGGGTCGGGTGCTCGCGGCGTTTGCCTTCCCCGCGCAGGCAGGGTCGCCCGTGTAGTCGACGACCAGTGAGGGAACAGCCAGGACATCATGTGTGGTCGTGGCGGTCATCCTGCGGACGCGGCCGGCTGGGCGGGGTTCCCGCGACGTTGAGCGCAAAGGAGAACCGATGGGCCGATGTCACGTCCATGTCGACGCCCCACCACAGGTGCTCTTCGACGTGCTGTGCGACCCTGCCTCCTACATCGTGTGGGTGGTGGGCTCCAAGCACATCCGCGGCGTGGACGCGTCCTGGCCACAGCCAGGTTCGCGAATCCACCACGTGGTGGGCTGGGGACCGCTGGAGGAACACGACACCACGGAGGTGCTGGAGCTGGAGCCGCCCAACCGCCTCCTGCTCGAGGCGCGCGCGTGGCCGTTCGGCACCGCCGACGTGGAGGTCACGCTCACCCCCGAGGGCGACGGCACGAAGGTGGTGATGGCCGAGACCCCCAAGCAAGGTCCCGCTGCCCGCTTCCACAACCCGCTCATGGAGCTCGGCCTGCAGGCGCGCAACCTCTGGTCGCTTCGCCGGCTGGCGCGATGGGCCGAGGAACGCCACCGCGGCACGCCCGGCCATACCCCCGGGCCGCCCTCGTGACGAGCGCCCGGACCCGCCTGGCGGGTCAGTGGCGCACGCGGTACCAGTCGGTCCCGCGGTTGGGGTCGTCGCCGGGGCATGGTCACCGTGCCCGCGCGATGTACTTGCCGAAGAAGCCGTCGGACGTGTACTGGGCCTCTTC contains:
- a CDS encoding SRPBCC family protein; amino-acid sequence: MGRCHVHVDAPPQVLFDVLCDPASYIVWVVGSKHIRGVDASWPQPGSRIHHVVGWGPLEEHDTTEVLELEPPNRLLLEARAWPFGTADVEVTLTPEGDGTKVVMAETPKQGPAARFHNPLMELGLQARNLWSLRRLARWAEERHRGTPGHTPGPPS